The following proteins are encoded in a genomic region of Thioclava nitratireducens:
- a CDS encoding response regulator transcription factor, whose product MSRIALVDDDRNILTSVSMTLEAEGYDVETYNDGQAAFDAFTKRLPDMAVLDIKMPRMDGMELLQRLRQKTAMPVIFLTSKDDEIDEVLGLRMGADDYVKKPFSQRLLVERIRALLRRQEAISTGEVASTEDTKVMVRGSLEMDPLRHAVTWKGKDVTLTVTEFLLLQALAQRPGFVKSRDQLMDVAYDDQVYVDDRTIDSHIKRLRKKMRSVDDDFSAIETLYGIGYRYNEE is encoded by the coding sequence ATGTCGAGAATCGCGCTGGTCGATGACGACCGCAATATTCTGACCTCGGTCTCGATGACGCTCGAGGCGGAAGGTTACGATGTCGAAACGTATAACGATGGACAGGCTGCATTCGACGCGTTTACCAAACGCCTCCCCGACATGGCGGTTCTGGATATAAAGATGCCGCGGATGGACGGCATGGAGCTGCTTCAGCGGCTCCGGCAGAAGACCGCGATGCCGGTGATCTTTCTGACCTCCAAGGACGATGAGATCGACGAGGTTCTTGGTCTTCGCATGGGGGCGGACGACTACGTCAAGAAGCCGTTCTCGCAGCGTCTTCTGGTCGAACGCATCCGCGCGCTGCTGCGCCGGCAGGAAGCGATCTCGACCGGCGAGGTCGCCTCGACCGAAGACACCAAGGTGATGGTGCGCGGCTCGCTCGAGATGGATCCGCTGCGCCACGCGGTGACCTGGAAGGGCAAGGATGTCACGCTGACCGTGACCGAATTCCTGCTGCTTCAGGCGTTGGCCCAACGGCCCGGTTTCGTGAAGTCGCGCGATCAGCTTATGGACGTGGCCTACGACGATCAGGTCTATGTCGACGACCGCACGATCGACAGCCACATCAAGCGCCTGCGCAAGAAGATGCGCAGCGTCGACGATGATTTCTCGGCGATCGAGACACTCTACGGCATCGGGTACCGGTATAACGAAGAGTGA